One segment of Ascidiaceihabitans donghaensis DNA contains the following:
- a CDS encoding LodA/GoxA family CTQ-dependent oxidase, producing MTDVQDTTIVSAAIYPPIGVCRVGNSPSEFYIGPEVNEPAPLPPGSYRDDSGRIKREAARFRIYGMNAAGQAVAELTADTADIEWQVALANQKSSWYEFQLAQDVPEAAQAAPSVKRNLAVADRDSLTIAPSPQSVSGTNHKGESTKFDDGTCFGQRVYLGELHTDDVGRLIVLGGHGKAASNDDSPAITFANNEGWYDDTSDGPVTATVTMEGVQLDVAPAWVICAPPNYGPQIKSVRTMWDLMRDTAVSAKMLDRPAKPSFQHDIRPIFERMTELQWVNAGFAAAFGFEGPFDFSSPEWLARLNDATDTGAETRRVLYNNFRVFDRDSKSPVPWPWLYGDAMNVPPADTPRQHTTLSDLQMGFLAQWVEGDFIADYDPDACPPASIDAVPVADQPDMLTRAAMEFCLADAFHPGCEMTWPMRQAGMYASAFRLKARDGAEPDYGQELTPIWDAPGGPVNGGQSPGSITRWMAVPWQTDTASCRSGYTKAYDPYVPTFWPARVPNEVVSAEAYSVITDTSASMQDRIAAFTNRADWLEPLGPDKYYQHQINHMIHHFDQMGIVEVHPGPEGSSDAFPATIQVSDQPQKTRLMAMAKGAAPQGRSDLSHIDKVQRLPVKGG from the coding sequence TTGACCGACGTCCAGGACACCACAATCGTATCTGCGGCCATCTATCCCCCCATCGGTGTGTGCCGGGTGGGAAATAGCCCGTCCGAATTCTACATTGGCCCCGAAGTGAACGAACCGGCACCCTTGCCACCGGGCAGCTACCGCGATGACAGCGGCCGCATAAAACGTGAAGCTGCGCGTTTCCGCATCTATGGAATGAACGCAGCCGGGCAGGCCGTGGCCGAGTTGACGGCCGATACTGCTGACATCGAATGGCAGGTCGCCTTGGCCAACCAAAAGTCCAGCTGGTACGAATTTCAACTGGCGCAAGATGTGCCCGAAGCCGCGCAGGCCGCCCCCAGTGTCAAACGCAATCTTGCAGTGGCCGACCGTGACAGCCTGACAATTGCGCCATCCCCGCAATCGGTTTCGGGCACGAACCACAAGGGGGAAAGCACCAAGTTTGACGATGGCACCTGCTTTGGCCAACGGGTCTATCTGGGGGAACTGCATACCGATGACGTCGGACGATTGATCGTGCTTGGCGGGCATGGCAAAGCAGCATCCAACGATGACAGCCCCGCGATCACATTTGCCAACAACGAAGGTTGGTATGACGATACCTCTGATGGACCTGTGACCGCGACGGTGACAATGGAAGGCGTCCAGTTGGATGTGGCCCCCGCGTGGGTCATTTGTGCGCCGCCAAATTATGGCCCGCAGATCAAATCTGTGCGTACGATGTGGGACTTGATGCGCGACACAGCCGTCAGCGCAAAGATGCTGGACCGCCCTGCGAAACCATCGTTCCAACACGACATTCGCCCGATTTTCGAACGGATGACCGAATTGCAGTGGGTGAATGCGGGCTTCGCTGCGGCCTTTGGCTTTGAGGGGCCTTTCGACTTTTCGTCACCCGAATGGTTGGCACGCTTGAATGATGCCACGGACACAGGCGCAGAAACGCGGCGTGTGCTTTACAACAATTTCCGTGTGTTTGATCGGGACAGCAAATCGCCCGTGCCGTGGCCTTGGCTGTATGGTGATGCGATGAATGTGCCACCAGCAGATACGCCGCGCCAACATACCACGCTGTCGGATTTGCAGATGGGTTTTCTGGCGCAATGGGTCGAGGGCGATTTCATCGCCGACTACGATCCGGACGCCTGCCCGCCTGCATCCATTGACGCTGTGCCGGTGGCAGACCAGCCCGATATGCTGACGCGTGCGGCGATGGAGTTTTGTCTGGCTGACGCGTTTCACCCAGGATGCGAGATGACTTGGCCAATGCGGCAGGCCGGTATGTATGCCAGCGCGTTTCGCCTTAAGGCACGAGACGGGGCAGAACCGGATTATGGTCAGGAATTGACGCCAATTTGGGATGCACCGGGCGGGCCTGTCAACGGGGGCCAATCGCCGGGATCTATCACACGATGGATGGCTGTGCCCTGGCAGACAGATACTGCATCTTGCCGGTCAGGATACACCAAGGCCTACGACCCTTATGTGCCTACGTTCTGGCCCGCACGGGTCCCCAACGAAGTGGTCAGCGCCGAAGCGTACAGTGTAATCACTGACACGTCTGCGTCCATGCAAGATCGCATTGCAGCCTTCACAAACCGTGCCGACTGGCTGGAACCTTTGGGGCCTGACAAATATTATCAACATCAGATCAACCATATGATCCACCACTTCGATCAGATGGGCATTGTCGAGGTACACCCGGGCCCCGAAGGCAGCAGTGATGCCTTTCCGGCCACGATCCAAGTGTCTGATCAGCCACAAAAGACGCGTTTGATGGCGATGGCAAAAGGCGCTGCACCGCAAGGGCGCTCGGATCTATCACACATCGACAAAGTCCAGCGGTTGCCCGTGAAAGGCGGATAG
- a CDS encoding glutathione S-transferase C-terminal domain-containing protein, translating into MSKPLLITLLPSSGVDTSRWVLAHYDYAYTERPHAPIFHVLALKSWGLTKDQYPGLVVDGKVAAYGSKGITLHLDPQMPEEKRLMPDDEAGQAKVLEMANYAGNIVGGAVVNWSYWNLLKYKSVVWSSVTTSVPWYEKLTLRVAFPLIRWAMYKGLELDQAVADEALKTIYEGFDKIDALLADGRTYMYGDRLTYADLITAACLGPMILAQGYHGMLPNHALCPVFMQKVYAELRQRPTGLYIQRMYDLHRPAQLLQV; encoded by the coding sequence ATGAGCAAGCCACTTCTGATAACACTGCTGCCGTCTTCAGGCGTCGATACATCCCGTTGGGTGCTGGCCCATTATGACTACGCCTACACAGAGCGTCCCCACGCCCCGATATTTCATGTCTTGGCGTTGAAATCCTGGGGGCTGACCAAAGATCAATACCCCGGGTTGGTGGTTGACGGCAAAGTCGCGGCCTATGGATCGAAAGGCATCACGCTGCATCTTGATCCGCAAATGCCGGAAGAAAAACGCTTGATGCCAGATGATGAGGCCGGACAGGCAAAAGTACTTGAGATGGCAAATTACGCTGGCAACATTGTCGGCGGGGCTGTGGTCAATTGGTCTTATTGGAACTTGCTGAAATACAAGTCGGTCGTCTGGTCTTCGGTGACGACCTCGGTGCCTTGGTACGAAAAACTGACACTTCGTGTCGCGTTTCCTTTGATCCGTTGGGCCATGTACAAGGGTCTGGAACTGGATCAGGCCGTTGCCGATGAAGCGTTGAAAACCATCTATGAAGGTTTTGACAAAATCGACGCGCTGTTGGCTGATGGACGTACTTATATGTATGGTGACAGGCTGACATATGCTGATCTGATCACCGCTGCATGTTTAGGGCCGATGATTTTGGCACAAGGGTATCACGGGATGTTACCCAACCACGCGTTGTGTCCCGTGTTCATGCAAAAGGTTTATGCAGAACTGCGCCAACGGCCCACGGGGCTTTATATTCAACGGATGTATGACCTGCACAGACCTGCGCAATTACTGCAGGTTTAA
- a CDS encoding cytochrome P450: MVAVFTNVFTTAFRIIQVVLEAFLALGWLILNGAKAAMGGGIATFATSAGAQRRVFAILRAFVPNFTLNKVLMKAYDNTGTAVVSRRVDVLDVLNRNDDFEVVYGTRMRKLTEGENFFLGMQPGWDYTRDTSAMRLAARMDDVSNIVLPRATERASDIVKASGGKIDIVPALTLEVPWDMTATYFGAGGERNAMQEWTTDLFWYLFEDLPADPELDAKAMKYAGELRDYLDGLIKDRKANPTDAEDILNRCLALQSADTPGMSDLGIRNNMLGILIGAIPTISKACCLALDELLNRPDALATAHKAALAGDDALLAMHIWEALRFNPHNPVIYRRATRDAIVGRSTLRQRTIKKGQIVFAGTASAQFDRYDIPTPNQFRTDRPFEDYIIWGYGMHNCFGAAINAAVIPAILKPLLAQKNLRRAAGAAGQIDGGGTPHPQHFHVEFDT; encoded by the coding sequence ATGGTCGCAGTATTCACGAACGTCTTCACAACAGCGTTTCGGATCATTCAGGTTGTGCTTGAAGCCTTTTTGGCGCTGGGCTGGTTGATCCTGAACGGGGCGAAAGCCGCTATGGGTGGGGGCATCGCGACCTTCGCCACGTCGGCGGGTGCACAGCGCAGGGTCTTTGCAATCCTGCGGGCCTTTGTGCCCAATTTCACGCTGAACAAAGTGCTGATGAAAGCCTATGACAACACGGGCACAGCCGTAGTGTCGCGCCGCGTTGACGTGCTTGATGTGCTCAACCGCAACGATGATTTTGAGGTGGTGTATGGCACCCGCATGCGCAAGCTGACCGAAGGGGAAAACTTCTTTCTGGGGATGCAACCGGGTTGGGACTACACGCGTGATACATCCGCGATGCGGCTTGCCGCGCGGATGGACGATGTGTCCAATATTGTGCTGCCACGTGCCACTGAACGGGCCAGCGACATCGTCAAAGCCTCGGGTGGCAAGATCGATATTGTCCCTGCGCTGACGCTTGAAGTGCCTTGGGACATGACTGCGACCTATTTCGGTGCTGGCGGCGAACGTAACGCGATGCAGGAATGGACGACCGACCTGTTTTGGTACTTGTTTGAAGACTTGCCTGCGGACCCTGAACTGGATGCCAAAGCGATGAAATACGCGGGCGAGCTGCGCGATTATCTTGATGGGTTGATAAAGGACCGCAAAGCGAACCCAACAGATGCCGAAGACATCCTGAACCGTTGCCTTGCCTTGCAAAGCGCGGACACACCGGGGATGAGCGACCTTGGCATTCGCAACAATATGCTGGGCATTCTGATCGGGGCGATCCCGACCATTTCCAAGGCGTGCTGCCTAGCGTTGGACGAATTGCTGAACCGTCCCGATGCACTGGCCACAGCCCACAAAGCGGCGCTTGCGGGCGATGATGCCCTGCTTGCGATGCACATCTGGGAAGCGTTGCGGTTCAATCCGCACAACCCTGTCATTTACCGCCGTGCCACACGGGACGCCATTGTTGGGCGCTCAACCCTGCGGCAGCGCACAATCAAAAAAGGCCAGATTGTTTTTGCGGGCACCGCGTCTGCGCAATTCGACCGCTATGACATTCCCACGCCAAACCAGTTCCGCACCGATCGTCCATTCGAGGATTACATCATCTGGGGATACGGCATGCACAATTGTTTCGGGGCCGCGATCAATGCCGCCGTCATTCCGGCGATTCTGAAACCCCTTCTGGCGCAGAAAAACCTGCGTCGTGCAGCGGGGGCTGCCGGCCAGATCGATGGCGGTGGCACACCACATCCGCAACATTTCCACGTGGAGTTTGACACATGA
- a CDS encoding Dyp-type peroxidase yields MTRELNLNDIQGNVTRAYGRFSFPFARYYFFHIDNAAAGRKFIDEVRKLVTTAERWAPEPAKGEDHVPGVNYKPKVTTNMAFTFLGLWALELPVRTLQGMPDVFAEGMKARAFVLGDRDQTLTEEEAAKDNWCAHWDPIWQKNRVPGAGGKDDVHIWLSLNAQCVPGTVQPVPELEQRVNQIKALLGNGVRLMEGNSQTGPGECQEASAVFEDFGGLKVPSPKEHFGFTDGIGDPVFEGQYSDAQMKTAVIGRGKMMGNGWEPLATGEFILGHPDESQELPPTSRPAEFMHNGTYMAYRKLHENVGTFWDVVDAEVAQYCKVMDVDEDEGRETLLAKMCGRWTDGVPLSVVPTYADWQAFRAKMNFVPTPQEDIDAGKVSKDDAVSPFDAYMNQIKYIKSPEASDFRYADDMAGLKCPVGAHMRRVNTRDYMDPMNKFGVGADGTQPDNPDANTALNKRRRVLRRGLPYGPPNFDSKDDDTEQGVAMMLLGTSLFRQFEFVQQQWIQYGLDFHQGNNTDPLLGNHDHHKRHTIPSCPMTGKPPYVMSKLKTFVECRGGDYFFIPSMTALRMLGMGIVDPT; encoded by the coding sequence ATGACCCGCGAACTTAATTTGAACGACATTCAAGGCAATGTCACACGTGCCTATGGCCGCTTTTCCTTTCCCTTTGCCCGCTACTATTTTTTCCACATCGACAACGCCGCGGCTGGTCGGAAATTCATTGATGAAGTGCGCAAACTGGTCACCACGGCTGAGCGCTGGGCGCCTGAGCCTGCAAAGGGCGAAGACCATGTGCCGGGGGTCAATTACAAACCCAAAGTCACAACCAACATGGCGTTTACGTTTCTTGGTCTTTGGGCGCTGGAATTGCCTGTGCGCACCTTGCAGGGCATGCCGGATGTGTTTGCCGAAGGGATGAAGGCGCGTGCCTTTGTCTTGGGCGATCGTGACCAAACGCTAACCGAAGAGGAAGCGGCCAAAGACAATTGGTGCGCCCATTGGGATCCGATCTGGCAGAAAAACCGCGTTCCGGGGGCAGGCGGTAAAGACGATGTGCACATTTGGCTGTCTTTGAACGCGCAATGCGTGCCTGGCACCGTGCAACCTGTGCCCGAGCTGGAGCAGCGTGTGAACCAGATCAAAGCCCTGCTTGGCAATGGTGTCCGCCTGATGGAAGGCAACAGCCAGACCGGACCGGGCGAATGTCAGGAAGCTTCAGCCGTTTTCGAAGACTTTGGCGGGCTGAAAGTGCCATCGCCCAAAGAACACTTTGGCTTCACGGATGGCATTGGTGATCCGGTGTTCGAAGGTCAATACAGTGACGCGCAAATGAAGACTGCTGTGATCGGACGCGGTAAAATGATGGGCAACGGTTGGGAGCCTTTGGCAACCGGCGAGTTCATTTTGGGCCATCCCGACGAAAGCCAAGAATTGCCGCCGACGTCGCGCCCTGCCGAATTTATGCACAACGGCACTTACATGGCATACCGCAAATTGCACGAAAACGTCGGCACTTTCTGGGACGTCGTGGACGCGGAAGTTGCGCAATATTGCAAAGTCATGGACGTGGATGAGGACGAAGGCCGCGAGACCCTGCTTGCCAAAATGTGTGGTCGCTGGACCGACGGGGTGCCCTTGTCTGTGGTGCCGACCTACGCAGACTGGCAAGCGTTCCGTGCCAAAATGAACTTTGTGCCTACGCCTCAAGAAGACATTGATGCGGGAAAAGTCAGCAAAGACGACGCGGTATCGCCCTTTGATGCCTATATGAACCAGATCAAATATATCAAATCTCCGGAAGCGTCCGATTTTCGCTATGCCGATGATATGGCCGGGCTGAAATGTCCGGTGGGTGCGCATATGCGGCGCGTGAACACCCGCGACTACATGGACCCGATGAACAAATTCGGGGTGGGCGCGGATGGCACGCAGCCTGATAACCCTGACGCCAACACTGCGCTGAACAAACGCCGCCGTGTGCTGCGGCGCGGTCTGCCATATGGCCCTCCGAATTTTGACAGCAAAGACGACGACACCGAACAGGGCGTGGCCATGATGCTTTTGGGCACCAGCTTGTTCCGGCAGTTCGAATTTGTGCAACAGCAATGGATCCAATACGGGCTTGATTTTCATCAAGGCAACAACACCGATCCCCTGTTGGGCAACCACGATCACCACAAGCGGCACACAATTCCGTCTTGTCCGATGACTGGCAAGCCACCCTATGTGATGAGCAAGCTGAAGACGTTTGTGGAATGTCGCGGTGGGGACTACTTTTTCATCCCCTCCATGACGGCGCTTCGGATGCTGGGCATGGGTATCGTCGATCCGACTTAA
- a CDS encoding TRAP transporter substrate-binding protein, producing the protein MKKRTFLTALATAVFTALPVGAFAQDVTLRLHQFLPAPATVPKLVLKPWADDLAQKSDGRLKIEHFDGMALGGRPHELMDQAVDGVAEIIMTVVGYTPGRFPKTEVFELPFMMTDPIATSMAFMDMVETDLQAEEYKDVKVLGAWVHGPGVIHTRTGVSALEDMSGKKLRGPTRVIVDMLKELGATPVGMPLPAIPEALSKGAIDGTVIPWEVSPAIKLSELVTKHTEFSGDEALYTATIVMVMNKDAYSAMPDDLRAILDAETGMKLSAFASQIMEDRDAPGRAIAQNFGNDITLLDATEVARWKAAAQPVIQRWIGEMDDKGFDGAALIEQAKALIKKHGG; encoded by the coding sequence ATGAAAAAACGCACATTTTTGACCGCTTTGGCGACCGCAGTTTTTACCGCTTTGCCTGTTGGCGCATTCGCCCAAGACGTCACCTTGCGACTGCATCAGTTCCTACCTGCACCCGCAACTGTTCCAAAGCTTGTTTTGAAACCGTGGGCGGATGATCTGGCTCAAAAGTCAGACGGGCGTTTGAAAATCGAACATTTTGACGGCATGGCCTTGGGGGGCCGCCCCCACGAATTGATGGATCAAGCCGTTGACGGTGTGGCCGAAATTATCATGACGGTCGTCGGGTACACTCCGGGCCGTTTCCCCAAAACAGAAGTGTTCGAATTGCCCTTTATGATGACCGACCCTATCGCCACATCGATGGCGTTCATGGACATGGTTGAAACCGATCTTCAAGCGGAAGAATACAAGGACGTCAAAGTGTTAGGCGCCTGGGTTCATGGGCCTGGGGTCATTCACACCCGCACCGGGGTCAGCGCTTTGGAAGATATGTCAGGCAAGAAACTACGCGGCCCAACCCGTGTGATTGTCGATATGTTGAAAGAGCTGGGGGCGACGCCAGTGGGGATGCCCTTGCCCGCTATTCCCGAGGCCTTGTCCAAGGGTGCAATCGACGGCACCGTCATCCCATGGGAGGTCTCGCCTGCCATCAAACTAAGCGAACTGGTTACAAAACACACAGAGTTTTCGGGGGACGAGGCGCTGTATACAGCCACAATTGTGATGGTCATGAACAAAGACGCATATTCAGCAATGCCTGACGATTTGCGCGCTATTCTGGACGCAGAAACCGGCATGAAATTGTCAGCGTTTGCATCGCAGATCATGGAAGATCGCGACGCGCCAGGTCGGGCCATTGCGCAAAACTTTGGCAATGACATCACCCTTTTGGACGCCACTGAAGTCGCCCGCTGGAAAGCCGCTGCACAGCCTGTGATCCAACGCTGGATAGGTGAAATGGATGACAAAGGTTTTGATGGCGCAGCATTGATCGAGCAGGCCAAGGCGTTGATCAAGAAACACGGCGGTTGA
- a CDS encoding flavin-dependent oxidoreductase — translation MTVLIAGGGISGLALALSCHQANIPFQVFEATPMLNPLGVGINLQPSAVRELYALGVQDQLDDVGIQTRDFGMYTKRGLHIWTEPRGLHAGYHWPQYSVHRGKFHMMLYNEVLRRAGPDAVRTGWKATGFDTQDDRVILHLVDGQMHTHSVEGPVLIGADGIHSALRKQIAPNEGAPCWEGAVLYRGTTLAKAPLSGASMALVGHASRRFVTYPISQADPETGLSTINWIAELNFGTDTAFDKGNYAQNVPLEKFAHHFKDFKFDWLDCPSLIAGAEEVFEYPMVDRDPLDRWTHGRMTLMGDAAHAAYPVGSNGAGAGIIDARKLVAAFLKHGLSTTALQTFEDEMRPLTNRMVLTNRGAGPDEILNTVEDRCDGYFDHIHDVISEEEMAQHAAFYKRIAGTGISDTNERPDIVPEGAQFAQQSL, via the coding sequence ATGACGGTGTTAATTGCGGGGGGCGGCATCTCTGGTCTGGCACTTGCCCTGTCTTGCCATCAGGCCAACATCCCGTTTCAGGTCTTTGAAGCAACCCCGATGCTAAATCCATTGGGCGTCGGGATTAACTTGCAACCTTCGGCGGTGCGCGAACTATACGCGCTTGGGGTGCAGGATCAGCTGGACGACGTCGGCATACAAACGCGTGACTTTGGGATGTACACCAAACGCGGATTGCACATCTGGACTGAACCACGCGGCCTGCATGCGGGATACCACTGGCCCCAATATTCGGTGCACCGTGGCAAGTTCCACATGATGCTCTACAATGAGGTTCTGCGCCGTGCAGGACCGGATGCGGTGCGCACCGGCTGGAAGGCCACAGGATTTGACACACAAGACGATCGCGTGATTTTGCATCTGGTGGATGGTCAAATGCACACACACAGCGTTGAAGGGCCCGTGTTAATCGGGGCCGATGGCATCCACTCTGCTTTGCGCAAACAAATTGCCCCAAACGAAGGCGCACCCTGCTGGGAGGGGGCTGTTTTGTACCGCGGCACAACACTGGCAAAAGCACCTTTAAGCGGTGCTTCGATGGCGTTGGTCGGCCATGCGTCGCGCAGGTTCGTCACCTATCCTATTTCGCAAGCAGACCCTGAAACCGGCCTATCGACCATCAACTGGATCGCAGAACTGAATTTTGGCACCGATACGGCCTTTGACAAAGGCAACTATGCCCAAAATGTGCCGTTGGAAAAATTTGCGCACCATTTCAAAGACTTCAAATTCGACTGGCTGGACTGCCCGTCTTTGATCGCAGGGGCAGAAGAGGTTTTTGAATATCCGATGGTTGACCGCGATCCTCTTGATCGCTGGACCCACGGGCGCATGACTCTGATGGGGGATGCCGCGCATGCGGCCTATCCAGTTGGATCAAACGGCGCAGGCGCAGGCATTATTGATGCACGCAAGCTGGTCGCGGCATTCTTGAAACATGGTCTTTCGACGACAGCCTTGCAGACTTTCGAAGACGAAATGCGCCCTTTGACCAACCGCATGGTGCTGACCAATCGCGGGGCTGGTCCGGACGAGATTTTGAACACTGTCGAAGACCGGTGTGACGGGTATTTCGACCATATCCACGACGTCATTTCGGAAGAGGAAATGGCGCAACATGCTGCCTTTTACAAACGCATCGCAGGCACTGGAATTTCAGACACAAACGAACGGCCTGATATCGTGCCAGAAGGTGCACAGTTTGCGCAGCAGAGCTTGTAA
- the katG gene encoding catalase/peroxidase HPI has translation MDGNDIPTGGGCPVMHHAINPTSNKVRSNRDWWPNQLNMKILHQQSNLSNPMGDDFDYAEAFKSLDLEAVKADLTALMTDSQDWWPADYGHYGPFFVRMAWHSAGTYRTADGRGGAGAGQQRFAPLNSWPDNGNLDKARRLLWPIKQKYGASLSWADLMVLAGNIAMETMGFKTFGFAGGRADVWEPEEDVYWGAEAEWLAASGGENSRYQGERELENPLAAVQMGLIYVNPEGPDGNPDPNLSAHDIRETFARMAMNDEETVALVAGGHTFGKAHGAGDANLVGVEPEGEGLAAQGLGWTSTHKSGRGVDAITSGIEGPWTANPIQWDMGYFDVLFGYDWELTKSPAGAHIWHAKGLEADDHAPQVDGSAETVPLMMTTADMAMRMDPAYEKIARRFHANPEEFADAYARAWYKLTHRDMGPRDLYLGPDVPEEVLIWQDPIPEGKSLSDADIDALKAKIAASDLTVQEMVTTAWGAAVTFRGSDKRGGANGARIRLAPQNGWEVNNPDQLNKVLSTLEAIQADHGSVSLADLIVLAGNVGVETAAKAAGHDVTVPFASGRGDATADMTDEQSVSMLEPQADAFRNYTKAKFNISAEELMVDRAQLLTLTAPEMTVLVGGMRAMDANFDGSSHGVFTDTPGALTNDFFVNLLDMGTVWAPVSEDEDLFEGTDRATGDKKWTGTRVDLVFGSNSVLRAVSEVYAAQDAKGRFVNDFVEAWVKVMNADRFDLA, from the coding sequence ATGGACGGAAACGACATCCCAACAGGCGGCGGCTGCCCCGTAATGCACCACGCGATCAACCCGACAAGCAACAAAGTGCGCTCGAACCGCGACTGGTGGCCGAACCAGCTGAACATGAAAATTTTGCATCAGCAGTCCAATCTGTCCAACCCGATGGGTGACGATTTTGACTATGCCGAAGCTTTCAAAAGCCTGGATCTGGAAGCTGTAAAAGCTGATTTGACAGCTTTGATGACAGACAGCCAAGACTGGTGGCCTGCCGATTACGGTCACTACGGACCGTTCTTTGTGCGCATGGCGTGGCACTCTGCCGGGACATACCGGACGGCGGACGGACGCGGTGGGGCAGGGGCTGGCCAACAGCGCTTTGCGCCACTGAACAGCTGGCCAGACAATGGCAACCTCGACAAAGCCCGTCGTTTGCTGTGGCCCATCAAACAAAAATACGGCGCGTCTTTATCTTGGGCTGACTTGATGGTTCTGGCGGGCAACATCGCCATGGAAACCATGGGCTTTAAAACCTTCGGGTTTGCAGGCGGTCGTGCGGATGTGTGGGAACCTGAAGAAGATGTATACTGGGGCGCAGAGGCCGAATGGCTTGCCGCGTCGGGCGGCGAAAATTCGCGCTATCAAGGTGAACGCGAATTGGAAAACCCGCTGGCCGCTGTGCAGATGGGTCTGATTTACGTCAATCCCGAAGGTCCGGATGGCAACCCTGATCCAAATCTGTCTGCCCATGACATCCGCGAAACTTTTGCGCGTATGGCGATGAACGACGAAGAAACAGTGGCGTTGGTTGCGGGTGGTCACACCTTTGGCAAAGCGCACGGTGCGGGCGATGCGAACCTTGTTGGCGTTGAGCCTGAGGGCGAAGGTCTTGCGGCGCAAGGTCTGGGCTGGACCAGCACACATAAATCCGGTCGTGGTGTTGATGCAATTACATCTGGCATTGAAGGTCCTTGGACAGCCAACCCGATCCAGTGGGACATGGGGTACTTTGATGTGTTGTTCGGCTATGACTGGGAATTGACGAAATCCCCAGCCGGCGCACACATCTGGCACGCAAAGGGTCTTGAGGCTGACGACCACGCGCCACAGGTCGACGGGTCTGCAGAAACCGTTCCGTTGATGATGACGACAGCGGACATGGCCATGCGCATGGACCCTGCCTATGAAAAAATCGCGCGACGTTTCCACGCCAACCCCGAAGAATTTGCGGATGCTTATGCACGTGCATGGTACAAGCTGACACACCGCGACATGGGACCGCGCGATTTGTATTTGGGGCCAGACGTTCCGGAAGAAGTGTTGATCTGGCAGGACCCGATCCCAGAAGGCAAATCATTGTCGGATGCGGATATTGATGCCCTGAAAGCCAAGATTGCCGCGTCAGACCTGACCGTGCAGGAAATGGTGACAACGGCTTGGGGTGCTGCGGTGACATTCCGCGGTTCGGACAAGCGCGGCGGTGCCAATGGCGCACGTATCCGTCTTGCACCACAGAACGGCTGGGAGGTGAACAACCCCGATCAGCTGAACAAAGTGTTGTCCACGCTTGAAGCAATCCAAGCAGATCACGGGTCGGTTTCACTGGCAGATTTGATCGTGCTGGCTGGCAACGTCGGTGTGGAAACAGCTGCCAAAGCGGCCGGTCATGATGTGACGGTTCCCTTCGCATCCGGTCGCGGAGACGCAACAGCGGACATGACAGACGAGCAATCGGTGTCCATGTTGGAGCCACAAGCCGATGCGTTCCGCAACTATACAAAAGCGAAATTCAACATCTCTGCGGAAGAGCTTATGGTGGATCGCGCCCAGTTGCTGACTTTGACGGCGCCAGAAATGACAGTTCTGGTAGGCGGTATGCGCGCTATGGACGCCAACTTTGACGGCTCATCCCATGGTGTGTTCACTGACACGCCGGGTGCATTGACCAACGATTTCTTTGTGAATTTGTTGGACATGGGCACTGTCTGGGCACCTGTGTCCGAAGACGAAGACTTGTTCGAGGGCACAGACCGGGCGACAGGCGACAAGAAGTGGACAGGCACACGTGTGGATTTGGTCTTCGGATCGAATTCGGTCTTGCGCGCAGTGTCCGAGGTCTATGCCGCGCAGGACGCAAAAGGGCGTTTTGTGAACGACTTTGTCGAGGCATGGGTCAAAGTGATGAATGCAGACCGTTTCGATCTAGCGTAA